CAACAGTGGCAGGCGCAAATGTGCGAGGGTGCCTTGGCCCAGCACGCTGGAAAGTTGCAAGCTGCCACCCATGCCCTGTGCCAAATGGCGCGATAGGGTTAGCCCCAAACCGGTACCGCCAACATCTTCGCCCGCTTGCCCTTGTTTAAACGCGGCAAATAATTCTGCCAACTCCGCTTCGGAAATTCCCGGGCCAGTATCGCCAATCACAAATTCCACTTCGCCTTGCAAATTGGCCACATACAAACTGACACTGCCTTGCGGCGTAAATTTAATGGCGTTACCCAATAAATTTAATAATATCTGCCCGATTTTTTGGCGATCCCCTTTGACTATATAGGGGTTGGGCAAATCCACCTGGGTAATGAGTTGCAAACCTTTGGTTGCAGCGCGCTCGGCCATAATGGTTTGGATGTCGGCCACTTCCTGATGCAAATCAAAATACTCTTTGCGCAGGTTGAGCACACCGGATTCAATTTTGGAAAGATCCAATACATCGTTAATCAGCCCCAGCAATCGTTGGCTGGATACCAAAATCAATTGCAATCGTTCGCGCTGACTGCCAGTGAAATGTTCGTCGCGCATTAACAGTTGGGTGTAACCCAACACCGCATTGAGCGGCGTGCGAATTTCATGGCTCATATTGGCGAGGAAACGGCTCTTGGCGCGCGTCGCTTCCTCCGCCGCTTCTTTCGCGAATGAGAGTTGGCGCTCGGCATCTTTTTGCGCTGAAATATCGCGCCCAATACCCAGAATGCCCACTACCTCACCCGCATCATCGTGCAGGGCAACTTTGATGGTATCGAGTAAATAGCGGTGTTCATTATTGATGGTAATCAGTTGTTCGTAACGGTGAGCCGAGTCGCTGCTGAGCGTGGCCTGATCATTTTGTTGAAAGAGCGCCGCCAATTCCGGGCTGACCAATTGCTCTTCACTTTTACCGATAATTTCCTGCTCCGTTAATGCCAGCATCTCTGCAAATGCTTTGTTGCAACTGATGTAGACACCTTGCAAATTTTTGAACCACACCGGGTCGGGAATATTATCGAGCAGGCTGCGCAAGTGTTGTTCGCGCGCGCGCAGTGCTTGTTGCGATTCCTGTAATTGCTCCTGCGCCTGCTGCCGCTGCACCACTTCATTGAGCAACCAATCATTCGCCTTGCGCAACGCCTGAGTGTGCGAAAGCACTTCCTCTTCCAGTTTGCGTTGATTTTGGCTGAGCAAATCATCGTGCTTTTGGCGCGTGCGAATATAGGCCGACAACAAACCAATCATGGTCAGGCCAATAGCCAGTGCGGAGAATTGCAACCAACTGGGTTGATACCAGGGCCGCTCACTGAGTTTTGCCCCCAGCGTCATTTCGTGCGCGGCCTTGGCCAGTCGTTGCGCTTCCGAGTGCTCGATATAACCGAGCGCCGAGACCAGGAAAAATACCAGCCCCACACCCACACACAGCAATAAAAACGCCTGCGCCTGGGCATTGTGTCGCACACGGGGAATGACCAGCCACGCAAAGAGTGCAGTAAAGGTGAGCATGCCAATGCTGTCACCCATCCACCAAAAGGCCCAGGCTTTGCCCAGTTCATCATCGGGCACTAGCCCGATGTAGGAAAAGGTAGAAACACCCACCGAGGGTGCAATCAACGCGCATAGAAACACACTGACAATAAACACCAGCGTGCGCGGTAAATTGACCAACAGGTTGCGATTCAAAATCCCGTCGTTAATGCGCGCGATGATGATGGCTTGCAGCAACATGGCACCGCTGACCAGCGTACCGGCGAGAAAGGTAGTGAAGCTGATACCAAAGGCAGGGTATAGATGGATACTGAAGTTGGTTGCAAACGCGCCGATAAATAACCCCGGGGCGATACGCAACCCGAAGATCAACAAACCAAACAGCGCAAAGCCCGCAGCAGGCCAAATCAGCGACACTTGCGAGTTCAGTGAGCTCCACACCAAACCGCATTGGGCAAGCGCCAGATAACCCACAGCAAACAACAGGTTTAACACGGGCAATTTCGCCAGCAGATAGATTTTTTTACGGTCACTCATAACCACGGGCGGCATTCCCTGCGTGAATTAGGTGGTTTGCTGAACCGGGCTCAGCAGCAATTTTTGCAGCGACTGGTAATTCAGGGCTTGGGGGCGATGGTGATGGTAGCCCTGTCCCCAACGCACACCCAGCGCATACAATTTTTGGGCGACGGCCTCGGTTTCCACAAATTCGGCAATCACTTCTTTATTGAGTGAGGCCGCCATTTCCACAATTGATTTCACCATTGCATAGTGCGAGGCATCGCTGTCCATATCGCGTACAAAAATACCGTCGATTTTAATTTTGTCGAACGCCATTTGGTGCAGATACGCGTAGGAAGCAAAGCCGCTGCCAAAATCATCCAGCGCAAAATGTGCGCCGAATTCACGCAGCTGCTGCATAAATTGACGGGCGGATTCCACATTCACAATGGCTTGGGTTTCAGTGATTTCAAAACAGAATTTTTGCGGCGGTAAATTGAATTGCTGGAAGCTATTGATAATGAATTGTGCAAACTGGGTTTCGCGAATCGAAAAGGCGGAGATATTGATCGACACCATATCGATTTGATCCAGCAAATCCGGATGCTGGGCAAACAGCGAGAGCGTGGCCTGGAGCATCCACTTGTCCAGCTCGGGAATTAAATGCAAGCGCTCGGCGGGGCCAATAAATTCACCCGGCGAAATCATGCGCTGGTGCTCCGCATCCCACAAGCGCATTAATACTTCCAACCTATAGCGCGGCGCTTCGTCATCGCGCGTTGCGGGAAAGTATTCGATCATCTGAAAATAAGCGCGGAAGGATTGGTTGTGAATCGCATCCACCAGACGCGAAGCCCAATTGATATTTTCCTTGTGTAAATTACTGCGCTTGGCCGCTTCTTCGTAACTGAAAATACCACCGCGCGCTTCTTGTTTGGCTACAAAAATCACTTCATCGGCCGCGAGCATCACTTGATCGTAGCTCACCATGGTGCGCGTCAACGGCACAGTGGCGATGGACGCAGCCAATTTGAATTGGCGATCCTCCCACTGGAAATTAAATTCCTGCAACTGCGCCAAAATTGATCGCGCAAGCGCATCCCCTTTGTCGCCTTCATCGCAGTAGGTAACCACCGCAAAACGATCGCCACCAAGACGGGCAAAAAAATCATCGCGTCGTAACAAGCCGCTGATAGCATCGGCAAATTGGCGCAGCAGTTCATCGCCGGCAATGCAACCGCAGCTTTGATTGATCAAGCGAAAACGATCTATGTCGATCATTAAAAAGCTGGCGTTGATATTCTGAACCTGGATACGTGCCAGCAGTTCGGAGACAAAGGATTCAAGGGCGTTGCGGTTGTGGAGGCGGGTAACAAAATCGTGGGTGGCGAGGTAATTGAGGCGGTCTTGCATGTAGCGCCGTTCATTTATTTCCTCGCGTAGCTGACGGTTGGCGATGGTCAGTTCGGAGGTCCGTTCGCGCACCTTGGTTTCCAGCTCGCGATTAAAGGACTTTAACTCGGCGAGCATTGCCTGCCGCTCCAGTTGATGGCGCACTCGTGCGCGCACTTCGTCGGCATTGATGGGTTTGGTAATGTAGTCGGCACCACCTACGCGAAAGCCCTGACTGATATCGTCGGTGCGCGCGGTGACAAAAATAATGGGGATTTCGGTGGTGGTGATATCGCCTTTCAGGCGAGTGCAGACATCAAAGCCATTGATGTCGGGCATCATGACATCGAGCAGGATCAAATCGGGCAAGCGGCGCGCGGCCAGTTCCAATGCGCGCTCACCGGAGGTGGCGACAATCAGTTGGCAATCCAAATCCTCCAGAATGCCACTGAGGACATCCAGATTCTCGGGAGTATCATCCACTAACAGAATACGCGTCGCGCTCGACATAACAATGAAATCCTTCGCTATCGCTATTGTTGATATTTGATAATAACAGAAGGAATCAGAATAGCTACGCGGTGATTATGAAGTTTTGTTTAGCATTCCAGACTTGGCGCCGAAGGATGTTATATAGGCGCGAGCCTGCGTGTGCACAGCAAATGCGTGTCTGCCATACAGGTTATACCTTGATACGAGTTAAGGCTGGGACTGGATCTGTGTGACGCTATTTTCTAAACCACAGCGCCAACAAACCAATCGCGATCAATGCCACACCGGCGGGCGAGAGATCCGTCGCCAGCCAATCCCGCAATACCGCAGAGCCTTGGGTATCGCGATAAAGGAAATAACCCGCCGCACCAAATGCCACTAGCGCAATCAGCTTACGGCGTCCGCGATGCTGTTGCACATTACGCCGGCTTACATCCTGTTCGAGTGCATCGAGCTTCTGGCTGATCAGCGGCAGTTGTTGCAAGCTGTTGAAAATCAAATCCGGTACTTGTGGGAATTTTTCCATCCATTCCGGTGCGTAACGTTTGAGTTCGCCCCACAGGGATTTGGGATGAAAGCGATTTTTTAACCAGCGCTCCAAAAATGGATGGGCGGTAACCCATAAATCCAGGTCCGGGTACAACTGGCGGCCAAGGCCTTCTATATTGAGCAAGGTTTTTTGTAGCAACACCAATTGCGGCTGCACTTCCATATCAAAGCGGCGCGCTGTGCGGAATAAACTGAGCAACACATTGGCAAAGGAAATTTCCTTGAGCGGTTTTTCAAAAATAGGCTCACACACGGTGCGAATTGCTGCTTCCAACTCTTCCACCCGCACAGTCTTTGGCACCCAGCCGCTTTGTACGTGCAGCTCGGCCACCAAACGATAATCGCGGCGAAACATGGCAAGCAGGTTACGCGCCAGATAATACTGATCTTCACGGGTGAGCGAGCCGACAATCGCCATATCCACCGCAATATATTGCGGAAGTTGCGGATTTTTCGTGGCGACAAAAATATTGCCGGGGTGCATGTCCGCATGGAAAAAATTGTGCTCGAACACCTGGGTGAAGAAAATCTCCACGCCGCGCTCGGCAAGTTTTTTCATGTCGGTATGTTGCGCGGCCAGGGCATTGATATCCGTCACGGGAATACCGTAGATGCGTTCCATGACCAACACATTGCTGCGGGTGTAATCCCAATAAATTTCCGGCACATACAGCAGGGGGGAATGTAAAAAGTTGCGGCGCAATTGCGATGCATTGGCGGCCTCGCGCTGCAGATCCAGCTCATCAAAAATGGTAGTGCGGTAGTCCTCTACAATTTCCACCGGGTGCAAGCGTTTGCCATCGAGGGTATTTTTTTCCACCCAGCGGGCGACCAATAACAGCAACTCGATGTCCTGATCAATCACCCGTTCAATACCGGGGCGCACCACTTTGATCACCACCTCGCGCCCATCCTTTAAGACCGCCGTGTGTACCTGGGCAACCGATGCAGAGGCCAAGGGGGCTTTGTCATAACTGGCAAAAATAGTATCGACACTGGCACCGAGTGAGGTTTCTACAATGCGCTGGAATTCCTCATTGGCAAAGGGGACCACATTGTCTTGCAGGTGGTTGAGTTCGAGCACTATGTCGCTGGGCACCAAATCCGGCCGGGTCGATAACAACTGGCCAAATTTTACAAAAATCGGACCCAGATCTTCGCAGGCGCGGCGCAGGCATTCGCCGCGTGTCATTTTGGGTACTGGAAAGAACTTGAACAACGCCAGCAGCACGCGCGCGCCAAAAGGGATATTGGCGGGCAGCAATTGATCCAGACGATAACGCGCAAATACGCGCAGGATTTTTAATAAACGCAGAAAGACCATTACAAGCACAATTCTCTTTTTGTTCTACCGTAGGTTGGGGTGAGGAACGAACCCCAACATGACTTATTCGCACAACACGACGAATTCCTTTCGTAAAGGCGAATGGGATTGGATTTTTTAGCAATTTTTCGGCGTTACTCTGTTGGGGTTCGTTCCTCACCCCAACCTACGGTTTTCGCTCCGTAATGAGTTTTTCAACACGCGCCGCCGCGCGATCCACCGCCAAGCGCAGGTCATCTACTTGCTGGTAAAAGTCGTCCAATTCGGGCTTGGCGGGCAGGGCTTTTAATTCTTCGGTGAGGAATTCGCTGGTCAGGCGTCGGGCGCTGCTGGCACGCTCATTCACCCAGCCGACTTGGGCGCGAATCAGTTGCGCGGTTTGGTGGCCAATCAGATCACCGGTGAATTGACTGAGCATTTCCTCCCAGTCGATATCGAGGTTTTTTACCAGCCGCTGCCATTCGGCGAGCAGGCTTAAATCGCCCATCACCGTGACGCCGCTGTGTTTGAGGTTATGGATTTCGGTGCGGCTCAATTGCGCCAGCGCGAGCAGTGAACCGCTGATGCGGGTATCGACATCGCCGTCCCAGTTACCCATCAAGCGCAACTCGTCGTCCATCGGCATGACAAATACCGTCAGCACAGGGGCAGTGATGTGCACTGCCAGTATTTTGCCTTCCAGAGGGGCAAGGCCAAGGCGCGTGGCGGGGTCATAGCGCAGCGTGGCGTTGAGCATTTTCTCGGCGCTGGCGAGTGCGGCGGTACCCAGCATGCCGGCCATCAGGGTTTGATTCCCTTGTGCAACGCAACAATTCCGCCGGTCATATTGTGGAATTCGGTGCGTACAAAACCGGCATTGTCCATCATGTCTTTCAAGGTTTGCTGATCCGGGTGCATGCGGATGGATTCGGCGAGGTAGCGATAGCTTTCGGCATCGTTAGTCACCAGCTTGCCCATGAACGGCAGGACTTTAAATGAATAGGTGTCGTAAATTTTGCTGAGGATTTCACTTTGCGGCTTGGAGAACTCCAGCACCAGCAGGCGCCCACCCGGCTTAAGTACCCGCTGCATGGAGCGCAGGGCGAGGTCTTTGTCAGTCACATTGCGCAGACCAAAAGCGATAGTGATGCAATCGAAGGTGTTATCGGGAAATGGCAGGTATTGCGCGTCGCATTGGGCGAAGTTGATATTGCCCGCAATACCGCGATCCGTCAGGCGGTCGCGGCCCACACCGAGCATTGAAGCGTTGATGTCAGCGAGGATCACCTGCCCGCTGGCGCCCACTAACTTGGCAAACTGGTAGCTTAAATCGCCGGTGCCACCGGCAATATCCAACACTTTGTGACCAGCACGCACGCCCGATGCTTCAATGGTGAAGCGCTTCCACAGCCGGTGGATGCCGCCGGACATCAGGTCGTTCATGACATCGTACTTAGCCGCGACCGAGTGGAATACCTCGGCGACGCGCTCCGCCTTTTCTTCGACGGGAACTTGTTGAAAGCCAAAGTGAGTGGTTTTTTTCTCGTTCATAGCGGGTTCCAAAACGGTCGCCCCAGCGGGCGGGATGGCTGCATTGTACTGGCATTAAGCGCGGTGGGCGAGGCCATATCGCGCGGGAAAAAAGTGATAGTGTTTCTGTCATCCCTGCGTAAAATTGCCCCCTGCATCCATTCTGCAACGATTTACCAGAAGCAAGGATTACCCCATGCGCATGTTTTTATCTGCGGCATTCTTTATGAGCGCCATTGCCCTCAGCGCCAGCTTGCCCAGCCCGGCGGCGGCCAATAGCCTCAAGCCATTTACTACTGACGGCTGCTCCCTGTGGATTGATGGCACGCCCGAACAGCCCCACCTCTGGCGCCACTGTTGCGTTGCCCATGACCTCGCCTACTGGCAAGGCGGCACCAAGGCCGACCGCCAACAGGCCGATGCCGATATTCTCGCCTGTGTAAAACAAGCCCAGGGGCCGGGCATGGCCCAGTATATGTACGCCAACGTGCGCTGGGGCGGCAGCCCTTATTGGATGTCCAGCTACCGCTGGGGTTATGGCTGGAATTATCTCGATGGCATTTGGCCGCGCGGTTACAAACTCCCCACAGCAGAAGAGCAGGCACAGATTGCTGCACAACTGCCCGCCGCACAGGCACTCATGGCGCGCGATATCGAACTTTATCCAGCCAGCAAGGACAAAGAGCCTACACCTGCACCGGCGAATTAATTGGATTCGATTAGCCTTGCTAACGATTTATGGGTGTTTGAATCCATTCAAGTGCTTTACAATTGCCGGCGCAGTTGTACCGGGTCAACCCAGGTGTAAACCGGGCAATGCGCGGCCAAATGGCTCCAACTCCTTTCCGGTTTTCCTCGGTCTCCCCTCAAGCAGACTGGCCGGACGGTGCGCCACGCAACCAGCCTTATGTCATGACGCTGTGTTATGACATAAACAAGCACCACCCAGAGGCGTCTCGCCAGCAAGTGAAATTCCAGCCTTATACCTTTTTATGGAGACTCCATGAAATTTCGCTTTCCCATCGTCATCATCGACGAAGACTTTCGCTCCGAGAACACCTCGGGTTTAGGCATACGCGCACTCGCGGAGGCCATTCAAAATGAAAGCTGGGAGGTAGTTGGTGTTACCAGCTACGGTGACCTGTCGCAATTTGCGCAGCAGCAATCGCGCGCCTCTGCATTTATTTTGTCCATTGATGACGAAGAATTTGGCGCAGGCTCTCTGGAAGAGACCGACCACGCGCTCAAATCCCTGCGCGCCTTTGTGCAGGAGATTCGCAACAAAAACGCCGACATCCCGATTTATCTCTACGGCGAAACCCGCACCTCACGCCATATCCCCAACGATATTTTGCGCGAGCTGCACGGCTTCATTCACATGTTTGAAGACACCCCGGAATTTGTGGCACGCCACATTATCCGCGAAGCCAAATCCTACCTTGATGGTTTGGCACCACCGTTTTTCCGCGCACTGGTACATTACGCGCAGGACGGCTCCTATTCCTGGCACTGCCCTGGCCACTCCGGCGGCGTGGCCTTTTTGAAATCACCCATCGGCCAAATGTTCCACCAATTCTTTGGTGAAAATATGCTGCGCGCCGACGTGTGCAACGCGGTAGAAGAACTCGGCCAATTGCTCGACCACACCGGTCCTATCGCCGCGTCCGAGCGCAATGCCGCACGCATCTTTAATGCAGATCACTGCTACTTCGTCACTAACGGTACGTCCACCTCCAACAAAATGGTGTGGCACTCAACCGTAGCGCCGGGCGATATAGTTGTTGTTGACCGTAACTGCCATAAATCGATTTTGCACTCGATTATTATGTGCGGCGCAATCCCCGTATTCCTGATGCCAACGCGCAATAACCTCGGCATTATCGGACCGATTCCGCTGGAAGAATTCACGCCTGAAAGCATCGCCCGCAAGATCGAAGCAAACCCCTTTGCGCGCGAAGCCGTAAACAAGAAACCGCGCATTCTCACCATTACCCAATCGACTTACGATGGTGTGCTCTACAACGTAGAGACGCTGAAAAATATGCTCGACGGTAAAATCGATACGCTGCATTTCGACGAAGCCTGGCTGCCGCATGCGACTTTCCATGAGTTCTACAAAGATATGCACGCGATTGGCAAAGATCGTCCGCGCGCAAAAGAGTCGATGATTTTCTCTACTCAATCCACACACAAATTGCTCGCCGGTTTATCACAAGCGTCGCAAGTGTTGGTGCGCGAATCCGAGAAAGTAAAACTCGATCAGGATGCATTCAATGAAGCCTATTTGATGCACACTTCCACCTCACCGCAATATTCGATCATCGCGTCATGCGATATCGCCGCTGCGATGATGGAAGCACCCGGCGGTCACGCACTGGTAGAAGAATCGATTTTTGAAGCGCTGGATTTCCGCCGCGCCATGAAAAAAGTGGACGAAGAGTGGGGCCAGGATTGGTGGTTCCAGGTGTGGGGGCCAGAAGAATTTGCCGAAGAAGGCATTGGCACCCGCGAAGACTGGGTACTGCGTAGCGACGACAATTGGCACGGCTTCGGCAAACTCGCGCCGAATTTCAACATGCTCGACCCGATCAAAGCCACCATCGTCAACCCGGGTTTGTCGGTGAATGGTCAATTCAGCGATACCGGCATCCCTGCATCGATCGTCACTAAATATCTGGCAGAGAACGGCGTAATCATCGAGAAGTGCGGCCTCTACTCCTTCTTTATTATGTTCACCATCGGCATCACCAAAGGCCGCTGGAATACTCTCGTAGCCGCGCTGCAACAATTTAAAGACGACTACGACAAGAACCAGCCAATGTGGCGCATCATGCCGGAATTTGCGCAAGCCAATCCACGCTACGAGCGCATGGGTCTGCGCGATCTTTGCCAGCAAATTCACGACTTCTACAAAGCCTACGACGTTGCACGCTTGACCACCGAAATGTATTTGTCCGATATGCAACCGGCGATGAAGCCATCTGATGCCTTTGCAAAAATGGCGCACCGCGAAATCGAACGCGTGCCTATCAACGAATTGGAAGGCCGCATCACCTCGATTTTGTTAACACCCTATCCGCCAGGAATTCCGCTGTTGATTCCAGGCGAGCGTTTTAATAAAACCATCGTCGATTATTTGAAATTCGCGCGCGACTTCAACGAGAAGTTCCCCGGCTTTGAAACTGATGTACACGGTTTGGTAAAACGCGAAGTGGATGGCAAAAAAGATTATTTTGTTGATTGCGTAAAACAATAAAGCTGCCGTTCATGCACCAGATGTTATAAATTCAAAAGCCACCTCATGCGAATGCGGTGGCTTTTTTGTAGCCATTTTTTCAATTAATTTCAACGTAAGCTGTTCCAAAAATTAGTAAATAACAATCTGAACGTAAACCACCATGCATAAATGGCATAGGCAGATTGACTGCCTCTGTCATCAAGTAATCCGTGAGCGACTTCGTTACGAAGATTCGGGCCTAGCGGGTCACAAAATAATGCCTTTAGCTCAAACACCAAATCTTCGTCAAATAATTGTTTTACATCAGGAATATTTTTGCGCGCGTTGTTTTATTTTCGTTATTGGCTTTTTCGGCTGCCTTGCGGAAATATTCAGCCATTAATGGATAGTCAGTTGCGGCTAACCCTTCCAGCAGAATTGTGTCGGCGCATTCAGAAAAGTCTTGAATCGTAAAAACCTGATCTCCATCATTTGAATTAATATTATCCACCGTAACTCCTTATTATTTCAGGTAAGATGTAATTAGCACGATCACATATTGAACTCCGATTCAATCTGCTGTCCATTTAGTTTTTGTTTTAGCTCCGTGAACAATCCCGTAACTGTATTTATCAAAAATCCTTCAAATTTTTCTTTTCCCAACGTGCGATCATAAACATCCGTCGGGAGGAAGCGCTTCATTTCATTTTTAAAATCGCTGCCTGTGACAATGCCCGGAAGTTTATTAATCATCAGCTCGAGCATGCCTGAATAATCAGTCAAACGATAATCGGCAATTTTTCGCTGAACTAATTCCTGTTGAACAACAGCACCTTGCTGCTTCAGCCATGACAAATCCCAAATATCCCGGTGGCGCACGTATCTTTGTGTGGCGGGCAGCGAAATCAATTTATCGGCCATCACTTCATCCAGAGTTTCTGTAAAAATCAGAGTGTCTTCATAGCCGTCAGGTAGAAAGTTGTAATTAACTCTGAGCGGCACAGCTTCTTTTGTGTAAGCGGGAATATTGGCAACTTCAAGCTTGATGCGCTGCCTTGGTACATCTTTGCGATCTGGTGCAGTGATTACGGATATCTGCCACTTATCGATGTTCAGCTCGGCGTATTCCGCATCTTCTTTTAAACTTGCCGGTTCTTTAACCCTGACCTCAAGGCCGTATCGTTTGCCGATGTAATCCTGCAGGCAGTCTTTCATCTCAATGAGCCTGGCGGATGAAAAATCCTTGCCGCCAGCGAAATCCAGATCCTCACTAAAGCGGTTACCACCACGACACAGGCGCAGCGAGGTACCGCCCTGAAATACCAGGTTGTCCAAAAGTCCTTTTTCTTCCAGACAAAACAAAATGTCATAGTGCAGCAATTCTTTTTCAATGACGGGACGCATGTGCGTGACCTTATTGTCCTGCATGGCTTTGTTTACCAGTTGGGCAAAATCATCTTCAGTGATTTTCATAAACTACTTGCTCCTCAACTAAATGCGTATTGCGACCAACCCGCTTTAGGTCCCGATAGGCTGCGACCTTATTCGCCAGTTTCAGCGGGCGACCTACGTCGAACCGATTATTGATGATATCGACAACCGGCCGTTTGGTATGGGTAAACTCGATAG
The nucleotide sequence above comes from Cellvibrio sp. PSBB023. Encoded proteins:
- a CDS encoding response regulator, which translates into the protein MSDRKKIYLLAKLPVLNLLFAVGYLALAQCGLVWSSLNSQVSLIWPAAGFALFGLLIFGLRIAPGLFIGAFATNFSIHLYPAFGISFTTFLAGTLVSGAMLLQAIIIARINDGILNRNLLVNLPRTLVFIVSVFLCALIAPSVGVSTFSYIGLVPDDELGKAWAFWWMGDSIGMLTFTALFAWLVIPRVRHNAQAQAFLLLCVGVGLVFFLVSALGYIEHSEAQRLAKAAHEMTLGAKLSERPWYQPSWLQFSALAIGLTMIGLLSAYIRTRQKHDDLLSQNQRKLEEEVLSHTQALRKANDWLLNEVVQRQQAQEQLQESQQALRAREQHLRSLLDNIPDPVWFKNLQGVYISCNKAFAEMLALTEQEIIGKSEEQLVSPELAALFQQNDQATLSSDSAHRYEQLITINNEHRYLLDTIKVALHDDAGEVVGILGIGRDISAQKDAERQLSFAKEAAEEATRAKSRFLANMSHEIRTPLNAVLGYTQLLMRDEHFTGSQRERLQLILVSSQRLLGLINDVLDLSKIESGVLNLRKEYFDLHQEVADIQTIMAERAATKGLQLITQVDLPNPYIVKGDRQKIGQILLNLLGNAIKFTPQGSVSLYVANLQGEVEFVIGDTGPGISEAELAELFAAFKQGQAGEDVGGTGLGLTLSRHLAQGMGGSLQLSSVLGQGTLAHLRLPLLSENIAIDLRDTGAQVTRMAEDCHITALVVEDDFASCEILVDLLQQIGCDTYAAHDGREGLAMCHAHHFDIIFTDIRMPGMNGLEMFRQLRQRPNYQTTPIVAVSASSLEHERTYYLAQGFQEFIGKPYAFDDIFNALRQFTAARFEGDNHQAAPSSHALTEFPPPDLLPIHSRLQDFAAAAASGDMGSCKRIMAELTLEQLGKQRHQHLSTALRQYDLERVEMLIKQWLAND
- a CDS encoding bifunctional diguanylate cyclase/phosphodiesterase, giving the protein MSSATRILLVDDTPENLDVLSGILEDLDCQLIVATSGERALELAARRLPDLILLDVMMPDINGFDVCTRLKGDITTTEIPIIFVTARTDDISQGFRVGGADYITKPINADEVRARVRHQLERQAMLAELKSFNRELETKVRERTSELTIANRQLREEINERRYMQDRLNYLATHDFVTRLHNRNALESFVSELLARIQVQNINASFLMIDIDRFRLINQSCGCIAGDELLRQFADAISGLLRRDDFFARLGGDRFAVVTYCDEGDKGDALARSILAQLQEFNFQWEDRQFKLAASIATVPLTRTMVSYDQVMLAADEVIFVAKQEARGGIFSYEEAAKRSNLHKENINWASRLVDAIHNQSFRAYFQMIEYFPATRDDEAPRYRLEVLMRLWDAEHQRMISPGEFIGPAERLHLIPELDKWMLQATLSLFAQHPDLLDQIDMVSINISAFSIRETQFAQFIINSFQQFNLPPQKFCFEITETQAIVNVESARQFMQQLREFGAHFALDDFGSGFASYAYLHQMAFDKIKIDGIFVRDMDSDASHYAMVKSIVEMAASLNKEVIAEFVETEAVAQKLYALGVRWGQGYHHHRPQALNYQSLQKLLLSPVQQTT
- the ubiB gene encoding ubiquinone biosynthesis regulatory protein kinase UbiB, giving the protein MVFLRLLKILRVFARYRLDQLLPANIPFGARVLLALFKFFPVPKMTRGECLRRACEDLGPIFVKFGQLLSTRPDLVPSDIVLELNHLQDNVVPFANEEFQRIVETSLGASVDTIFASYDKAPLASASVAQVHTAVLKDGREVVIKVVRPGIERVIDQDIELLLLVARWVEKNTLDGKRLHPVEIVEDYRTTIFDELDLQREAANASQLRRNFLHSPLLYVPEIYWDYTRSNVLVMERIYGIPVTDINALAAQHTDMKKLAERGVEIFFTQVFEHNFFHADMHPGNIFVATKNPQLPQYIAVDMAIVGSLTREDQYYLARNLLAMFRRDYRLVAELHVQSGWVPKTVRVEELEAAIRTVCEPIFEKPLKEISFANVLLSLFRTARRFDMEVQPQLVLLQKTLLNIEGLGRQLYPDLDLWVTAHPFLERWLKNRFHPKSLWGELKRYAPEWMEKFPQVPDLIFNSLQQLPLISQKLDALEQDVSRRNVQQHRGRRKLIALVAFGAAGYFLYRDTQGSAVLRDWLATDLSPAGVALIAIGLLALWFRK
- a CDS encoding SCP2 domain-containing protein, translated to MAGMLGTAALASAEKMLNATLRYDPATRLGLAPLEGKILAVHITAPVLTVFVMPMDDELRLMGNWDGDVDTRISGSLLALAQLSRTEIHNLKHSGVTVMGDLSLLAEWQRLVKNLDIDWEEMLSQFTGDLIGHQTAQLIRAQVGWVNERASSARRLTSEFLTEELKALPAKPELDDFYQQVDDLRLAVDRAAARVEKLITERKP
- the ubiE gene encoding bifunctional demethylmenaquinone methyltransferase/2-methoxy-6-polyprenyl-1,4-benzoquinol methylase UbiE, with the protein product MNEKKTTHFGFQQVPVEEKAERVAEVFHSVAAKYDVMNDLMSGGIHRLWKRFTIEASGVRAGHKVLDIAGGTGDLSYQFAKLVGASGQVILADINASMLGVGRDRLTDRGIAGNINFAQCDAQYLPFPDNTFDCITIAFGLRNVTDKDLALRSMQRVLKPGGRLLVLEFSKPQSEILSKIYDTYSFKVLPFMGKLVTNDAESYRYLAESIRMHPDQQTLKDMMDNAGFVRTEFHNMTGGIVALHKGIKP
- a CDS encoding helicase, which encodes MRMFLSAAFFMSAIALSASLPSPAAANSLKPFTTDGCSLWIDGTPEQPHLWRHCCVAHDLAYWQGGTKADRQQADADILACVKQAQGPGMAQYMYANVRWGGSPYWMSSYRWGYGWNYLDGIWPRGYKLPTAEEQAQIAAQLPAAQALMARDIELYPASKDKEPTPAPAN